One window from the genome of Entelurus aequoreus isolate RoL-2023_Sb linkage group LG04, RoL_Eaeq_v1.1, whole genome shotgun sequence encodes:
- the LOC133648405 gene encoding gap junction delta-2 protein-like has product MGEWTILERLLEAAVQQHSTMIGRILLTVVVIFRILIVAIVGETVYNDEQAMFVCNTLQPGCNQACYDKAFPISHIRYWVFQIIMVCCPSLCFITYSVHQSAKQKERRYSTVFLSLDKEQDSTKTDDSKKIKNTIVNGVLQNSENSNKEAEPDCLEVKDIPNSVLRTTKSKMRRQEGISRFYIIQVVFRNALEIGFLVGQYFLYGFNVPAVYECDRYPCIKDVECYVSRPTEKTVFLVFMFAVSGICVVFNLAELNHLGWRKIKAAVRGVRARRKSIYEIRNRDLPRMSMPNFGRTQSSDSAYV; this is encoded by the coding sequence GATCCTGCTCACTGTGGTGGTGATTTTCCGCATTCTGATTGTGGCCATAGTCGGAGAAACCGTGTACAATGACGAGCAGGCCATGTTTGTATGTAACACTCTACAGCCTGGCTGTAACCAGGCCTGTTACGACAAAGCCTTCCCCATCTCCCACATCAGGTACTGGGTGTTCCAGATCATCATGGTCTGCTGCCCCAGCCTCTGCTTCATCACCTATTCTGTCCATCAGTCTGCCAAGCAGAAGGAGCGACGCTACTCCACAGTCTTCCTCTCGCTGGACAAGGAACAAGACTCGACCAAGACGGACGACAGCAAGAAGATCAAGAACACCATTGTGAATGGCGTCCTGCAGAATTCCGAGAACTCCAACAAGGAGGCGGAGCCCGATTGCCTCGAGGTCAAGGACATTCCCAACTCAGTCCTGCGAACTACCAAGTCAAAAATGAGGAGACAGGAAGGCATATCCAGGTTCTACATCATCCAGGTGGTGTTCAGAAATGCCCTGGAGATCGGCTTCTTGGTGGGCCAGTATTTCCTGTACGGATTCAACGTCCCTGCGGTGTACGAGTGTGACCGATACCCCTGCATAAAGGATGTTGAGTGCTATGTCTCGAGACCTACAGAGAAAACTGTGTTCTTGGTCTTCATGTTCGCAGTCAGTGGTATTTGTGTGGTGTTCAACTTAGCAGAGCTCAACCATCTGGGCTGGAGGAAGATCAAAGCTGCAGTTCGAGGCGTGCGAGCAAGGAGGAAGTCCATTTATGAGATCCGGAACAGAGACCTGCCTAGGATGAGTATGCCCAACTTTGGACGTACTCAATCCAGTGACTCTGCAtacgtgtaa